The following proteins come from a genomic window of Denitromonas sp.:
- a CDS encoding indolepyruvate ferredoxin oxidoreductase family protein yields the protein MAESALVSAPPRDVTLDDKYTLHRGRVYLTGYQALVRLLLIQQERDQAAGLNTAGFVSGYRGSPLGGLDQTLWKARPHLKQRNIVFQPGINEDLAATAVWGSQQVNLSPEAEYDGVFALWYGKGPGVDRSGDVFRHGNAAGSSKFGGVVVVAGDDHAAKSSTFPHQTDHFFKSMMMPVLAPAGVQEYIDFGVHGYALSRYSGCWAAFKALADTVETSASVDVDPNRVQVQIPEDFAVPADGLNIRWPDPPLVQEKRLLNYKLYAALAYCRANGLNQIVIDSPAPRLGIITSGKSYLDVRQAFDDLGIDDALAAEIGIRLYKIGMVWPLESVGVRHFAEGLEEILVVEEKRQLLEYQLKEELYNWREDVRPRVIGKFDEKGEWALLPKGDGKVDHGKWLLPAAGELTPAMIARVIADRIARFFTSDRIQARLAFLEAKETALEKRVFSIDRVPTFCSGCPHNTSTHVPEGSRALAGIGCHYMVTWMPERRTGTFTQMGGEGVPWVGQSPFTREKHIFANLGDGTYFHSGLLAIRQAVSAGVNITYKILYNDAVAMTGGQPHDGHLSVPIIVQQLQAEGVHNIVIVTDGTDRAYGPSDIPHIPVRHRDELDAVQRELRASGGVTALIYDQTCAAEKRRRRKRGLYPDPARRVFINEAVCEGCGDCGVASNCMSILPVETEFGRKRQIDQSSCNKDYSCLNGFCPSFVTIEGGAPRKGRAIADAGERFPELPEPSLPDTRKPFGIMVTGVGGTGVVTIGALIGMGAHLDGKGVTVLDMTGLAQKGGSVFSHIRVADQPDALHAVRIAAGEADAVIGGDVVVSASVEALAKMAAGRTRAVINSAETPTSDFTKNPDWQFPLDTMERTVRDAVGPDNADFLDAQALATTLMGDAIATNLFLLGYAWQKGMVPVSHAGLMKAIELNGTAVPMNKQAFLWGRRAACDLAAVTRIARPPRAEPLHPPGLDEIIARRMRYLTDYQDAAYARRYQLLVERVRAAEAPLGMTRLAEAVAHNYFKLLAYKDEYEVGRLYSDPAFWSQLDDAFEGDFEVRFHLAPPFLSRPDPVTGRIAKRIYGEGMKRVFRLLARLKGLRGTRWDIFAHTEERRAERALIQQYEQDIGELLDSLSFLRHKQAVEIARIPEGIRGFGHVKARNMAAAETQRQALLARWRAPTPTAAQAA from the coding sequence ATGGCCGAAAGTGCACTTGTCTCCGCGCCGCCGCGCGACGTCACCCTCGACGACAAATACACCTTGCACCGCGGCCGGGTGTATCTCACCGGCTACCAGGCGCTGGTGCGGCTGTTGCTGATCCAACAGGAGCGCGACCAGGCCGCCGGGCTGAACACGGCCGGTTTCGTGTCGGGCTATCGCGGCTCGCCGCTTGGCGGGCTGGACCAGACGCTGTGGAAGGCGCGCCCGCATCTCAAACAGCGCAACATCGTTTTCCAGCCCGGTATCAACGAGGATCTCGCCGCGACTGCGGTGTGGGGCTCGCAACAGGTCAATCTCTCGCCCGAGGCCGAGTACGACGGCGTGTTTGCGCTGTGGTACGGCAAGGGGCCGGGCGTTGACCGCAGCGGCGACGTGTTCCGCCATGGCAACGCCGCCGGCAGCTCGAAATTCGGCGGTGTGGTGGTGGTAGCCGGCGACGACCACGCCGCCAAGTCATCCACCTTCCCGCACCAGACCGACCATTTCTTCAAGTCGATGATGATGCCGGTGCTCGCGCCCGCCGGCGTGCAGGAGTACATCGACTTTGGCGTGCATGGCTACGCGCTGTCGCGCTATTCGGGCTGCTGGGCGGCCTTCAAGGCGCTGGCCGACACCGTCGAGACCTCGGCCTCGGTGGATGTCGATCCCAACCGGGTACAGGTGCAGATCCCGGAGGATTTCGCGGTCCCCGCCGACGGGCTGAACATCCGCTGGCCCGACCCGCCGCTGGTGCAGGAAAAGCGCCTGCTCAACTACAAGCTGTACGCGGCGCTGGCCTATTGCCGCGCCAACGGCCTCAACCAGATCGTCATCGATTCGCCCGCCCCCAGGCTCGGCATCATCACCTCCGGCAAGAGCTACCTCGACGTCCGCCAGGCCTTCGACGACCTGGGCATCGACGACGCGCTGGCCGCCGAGATCGGCATCCGCCTCTACAAGATCGGCATGGTCTGGCCGCTGGAGTCGGTCGGCGTGCGCCACTTTGCCGAGGGCCTGGAGGAGATCCTGGTGGTCGAGGAGAAGCGCCAGCTGCTCGAATACCAGCTCAAGGAAGAACTCTACAACTGGCGCGAGGACGTGCGCCCGCGCGTCATCGGCAAGTTCGATGAAAAGGGCGAATGGGCGCTGCTGCCCAAGGGCGACGGCAAGGTGGACCACGGCAAGTGGCTGCTGCCGGCCGCCGGCGAGCTGACCCCGGCCATGATCGCCCGGGTCATCGCCGACCGCATCGCGCGCTTCTTCACCTCCGACCGCATCCAGGCCCGGCTGGCCTTTCTTGAGGCCAAGGAGACCGCGCTCGAAAAACGCGTGTTCTCCATCGACCGCGTGCCCACCTTCTGTTCCGGCTGCCCGCACAACACCTCCACCCATGTGCCCGAAGGCAGCCGTGCGCTGGCCGGCATCGGCTGCCATTACATGGTCACCTGGATGCCCGAGCGGCGCACCGGCACCTTCACCCAGATGGGCGGCGAGGGCGTTCCCTGGGTCGGCCAGTCGCCATTCACCCGCGAGAAGCACATCTTCGCCAATCTGGGCGATGGCACCTACTTCCACTCGGGCCTGCTGGCGATCCGGCAGGCGGTGTCGGCCGGCGTCAACATCACCTACAAGATTCTCTACAACGACGCGGTGGCCATGACCGGCGGCCAGCCGCACGACGGTCACCTGTCGGTGCCGATCATCGTGCAGCAGCTGCAGGCCGAAGGCGTGCACAACATCGTGATCGTCACCGACGGCACCGATCGCGCCTACGGCCCGTCCGACATCCCGCACATCCCGGTGCGCCACCGCGACGAGCTCGATGCCGTCCAGCGCGAGCTGCGCGCCTCGGGCGGTGTCACCGCGCTGATCTACGATCAGACCTGTGCGGCCGAAAAACGCCGCCGGCGCAAGCGCGGGCTCTACCCCGACCCGGCACGCCGGGTGTTCATCAACGAGGCGGTGTGCGAAGGCTGCGGTGATTGCGGCGTGGCCAGCAACTGCATGTCCATCCTGCCCGTCGAAACCGAGTTCGGCCGCAAGCGCCAGATCGACCAGTCCTCCTGCAACAAGGACTATTCCTGCCTCAATGGCTTCTGTCCCAGCTTCGTCACCATCGAAGGCGGCGCGCCGCGCAAGGGGCGGGCGATCGCCGACGCGGGCGAGCGCTTTCCCGAACTGCCCGAGCCGAGCCTGCCCGACACCCGCAAACCCTTTGGCATCATGGTCACCGGCGTCGGCGGCACCGGGGTGGTCACCATCGGCGCGCTGATTGGCATGGGCGCCCACCTCGACGGCAAGGGCGTCACGGTGCTCGACATGACCGGCCTGGCGCAGAAAGGCGGTTCGGTGTTCAGCCACATCCGCGTCGCTGACCAGCCCGACGCCCTGCACGCCGTGCGCATCGCCGCTGGCGAGGCCGATGCGGTGATCGGTGGCGACGTGGTGGTCTCGGCCAGCGTCGAGGCCCTGGCCAAGATGGCCGCCGGGCGCACCCGCGCGGTCATCAACAGCGCCGAGACGCCCACCTCGGACTTCACCAAGAACCCGGACTGGCAGTTTCCGCTCGACACCATGGAGCGCACCGTGCGCGACGCGGTCGGCCCCGACAACGCGGATTTCCTCGATGCCCAGGCCCTGGCCACCACCTTGATGGGCGACGCCATCGCCACCAACCTGTTCCTGCTCGGCTACGCCTGGCAAAAGGGCATGGTGCCGGTCAGCCACGCCGGCCTGATGAAGGCCATCGAGCTCAACGGCACGGCCGTGCCCATGAACAAGCAGGCCTTCCTGTGGGGACGGCGCGCCGCCTGCGACCTCGCCGCGGTCACCCGCATCGCCCGCCCGCCGCGCGCCGAGCCCCTGCACCCGCCGGGGCTGGACGAGATCATCGCGCGGCGCATGCGCTATCTCACCGACTACCAGGACGCCGCCTATGCCCGCCGCTACCAGCTGCTGGTCGAACGCGTGCGCGCCGCCGAGGCGCCGCTGGGCATGACGCGACTGGCCGAGGCGGTGGCGCACAACTACTTCAAGCTGCTCGCCTACAAGGATGAGTACGAGGTTGGCCGGCTCTACAGCGACCCAGCCTTCTGGTCGCAACTCGACGACGCCTTCGAAGGCGATTTCGAGGTCAGGTTCCACCTCGCGCCACCCTTCCTGTCACGCCCCGACCCCGTCACCGGGCGCATCGCCAAGCGCATCTACGGCGAAGGCATGAAACGGGTGTTCCGCCTCCTCGCCCGCCTCAAGGGCCTGCGCGGCACCCGATGGGACATCTTCGCCCACACCGAGGAGCGCCGGGCCGAGCGCGCCTTGATCCAGCAATACGAGCAAGACATCGGCGAGTTGCTCGACTCGCTCAGCTTCCTGCGCCACAAGCAGGCCGTCGAGATCGCGCGCATTCCCGAGGGCATTCGCGGCTTTGGCCATGTCAAGGCGCGCAACATGGCGGCGGCCGAAACCCAGCGGCAGGCGTTGCTGGCGCGCTGGCGCGCGCCGACGCCAACGGCAGCCCAGGCCGCCTGA
- a CDS encoding Lrp/AsnC family transcriptional regulator, translated as MEALDRTDLGILELLQRDGRITNADLAQRVSLSPSPCLRRVRQLESAGVIRQYAAIVDPWRVGLGLQAYVTVTLEKRGDTQIRAFHAAAQAWPEVLSCFALTGEMDYLLHVIVEDLEHFSRFLMDRLLKLDGVANVKSSFVLQTVKHTTALPLDGLMRRARTSLSPSPKKV; from the coding sequence ATGGAAGCGTTGGATCGGACCGATCTGGGCATTCTGGAGTTGTTGCAGCGCGATGGGCGCATCACCAATGCCGACCTGGCGCAACGGGTGTCGCTGTCGCCGTCGCCGTGCCTGCGCCGTGTGCGGCAGCTGGAATCGGCGGGGGTGATCCGGCAGTACGCGGCCATCGTCGATCCATGGCGGGTCGGCCTGGGCTTGCAAGCCTATGTGACGGTGACGCTGGAGAAGCGCGGCGACACCCAGATTCGAGCCTTCCATGCCGCGGCGCAGGCCTGGCCGGAGGTGCTGTCGTGTTTTGCCCTGACCGGGGAGATGGACTATTTGCTGCATGTGATCGTCGAGGATCTCGAGCATTTCTCGCGTTTCCTCATGGACCGCCTGCTCAAGCTCGACGGGGTGGCCAACGTGAAATCGAGCTTTGTGCTGCAGACCGTCAAGCACACCACCGCCCTGCCGCTCGATGGCCTGATGCGCCGGGCGCGGACGAGTTTGTCGCCGTCGCCAAAAAAGGTTTGA
- the tuf gene encoding elongation factor Tu, translating to MAKGKFERTKPHVNVGTIGHVDHGKTTLTAAITTILSKKFGGEAKDYASIDSAPEEKARGITINTAHVEYETETRHYAHVDCPGHADYVKNMITGAAQMDGAILVCSAADGPMPQTREHILLARQVGVPYIIVFLNKCDMVDDEELLELVEMEVRELLSKYDFPGDDVPIVKGSALKALEGDQSPIGEPAIFELAAALDSYIPTPERAIDKPFLLPIEDVFSISGRGTVVTGRVERGIVKVGEEIEIVGIKDTVKTICTGVEMFRKLLDQGQAGDNVGVLLRGTKREDVERGQVLCKPGSIKPHTHFTGEVYVLSKEEGGRHTPFFANYRPQFYFRTTDVTGSISLPEGTEMVMPGDNVSITVKLIAPIAMEEGLRFAIREGGRTVGAGVVAKVIE from the coding sequence ATGGCTAAGGGTAAGTTTGAACGGACGAAGCCGCACGTCAACGTCGGCACGATTGGTCACGTCGACCACGGCAAGACCACGCTGACGGCAGCGATCACGACGATTCTGTCGAAGAAGTTCGGTGGTGAAGCCAAGGACTATGCGTCGATCGACAGCGCGCCGGAAGAAAAGGCCCGCGGTATCACGATCAACACCGCGCACGTCGAGTACGAGACGGAAACCCGTCACTACGCCCACGTGGATTGCCCGGGTCACGCTGACTACGTCAAGAACATGATTACCGGTGCTGCGCAGATGGACGGCGCGATCCTGGTGTGCTCGGCCGCTGACGGCCCGATGCCCCAGACCCGCGAGCACATCCTGCTGGCCCGTCAGGTTGGCGTGCCGTACATCATCGTCTTCCTGAACAAATGCGACATGGTCGACGACGAAGAGCTGCTCGAGCTGGTCGAGATGGAAGTGCGCGAGCTGCTGTCCAAGTACGACTTCCCGGGCGACGATGTGCCCATCGTCAAGGGCTCGGCCCTGAAAGCCCTCGAAGGCGACCAGAGCCCGATCGGCGAACCGGCGATCTTCGAACTGGCCGCTGCGCTCGATTCGTACATCCCGACCCCCGAGCGTGCTATCGACAAGCCCTTCCTGCTGCCGATCGAAGACGTGTTCTCGATCTCCGGCCGCGGCACCGTGGTGACCGGTCGTGTTGAGCGCGGCATCGTCAAGGTTGGCGAAGAAATCGAAATCGTCGGCATCAAGGACACCGTCAAGACCATCTGCACCGGCGTCGAGATGTTCCGCAAGCTGCTCGACCAGGGTCAGGCTGGCGACAACGTTGGCGTGCTGCTGCGCGGCACCAAGCGTGAAGACGTCGAGCGTGGCCAGGTGCTGTGCAAGCCGGGTTCGATCAAGCCGCACACCCACTTCACGGGTGAGGTGTATGTGCTGTCGAAGGAAGAAGGCGGCCGTCACACCCCGTTCTTCGCCAACTACCGTCCGCAGTTCTACTTCCGCACCACTGACGTGACCGGTTCGATCTCGCTGCCCGAAGGCACCGAGATGGTCATGCCGGGCGACAACGTGTCGATCACCGTCAAGCTGATCGCCCCGATCGCCATGGAAGAAGGTCTGCGCTTCGCCATCCGCGAAGGTGGCCGTACCGTCGGCGCCGGCGTGGTTGCCAAGGTCATCGAGTAA
- the secE gene encoding preprotein translocase subunit SecE gives MADKLKFVLALLLVAAGIAGFYLLSEQVLVLRVLAVLAGVGAAVAVAWFTEAGQRFAVFVRETVVESKKVVWPSRKETVQMTGVVFAFVVAMALFLWLTDKSLEWVLYDLVLNWK, from the coding sequence ATGGCTGACAAGCTCAAGTTTGTGCTGGCGCTGCTTTTGGTGGCTGCTGGCATAGCCGGATTCTACCTGCTCTCCGAGCAGGTTCTCGTGCTGCGTGTGCTCGCCGTGCTGGCGGGTGTCGGCGCCGCCGTTGCTGTGGCCTGGTTCACTGAAGCCGGTCAGCGCTTTGCCGTGTTCGTTCGCGAGACGGTGGTCGAGTCGAAGAAGGTGGTTTGGCCGAGTCGTAAAGAGACGGTCCAGATGACGGGTGTTGTCTTCGCATTTGTGGTTGCCATGGCCTTGTTCCTGTGGCTGACCGACAAGAGTCTCGAGTGGGTGTTGTACGACCTCGTGCTGAACTGGAAGTGA
- the nusG gene encoding transcription termination/antitermination protein NusG, whose translation MSKRWYVVHAYSGFEKSVQRALIERISRAGMQDLFGQVLVPVEEVVEMKSGQKSISERKFFPGYVLVEMEMNEETWHLVKSTPRVTGFVGGTGTKPTPISEKEVAKIMSQIQEGVEKPRPKVLFEIGEVVRVKEGPFTDFHGAVEDVNYEKSKLRVSVTIFGRGTPVELEFGQVEKT comes from the coding sequence ATGTCCAAACGCTGGTATGTGGTTCACGCCTATTCGGGCTTTGAAAAATCGGTACAGCGTGCGCTGATCGAGCGCATCTCCCGTGCCGGCATGCAGGATCTGTTTGGTCAGGTGCTGGTGCCGGTCGAAGAAGTGGTTGAAATGAAGTCCGGTCAGAAGAGCATTTCCGAGCGGAAGTTCTTCCCGGGCTATGTCCTCGTCGAGATGGAGATGAACGAGGAGACGTGGCACCTGGTCAAGTCGACCCCGCGCGTGACCGGCTTTGTCGGTGGCACGGGGACCAAACCGACCCCCATTTCCGAGAAGGAAGTGGCCAAGATCATGAGCCAGATCCAGGAGGGCGTTGAGAAGCCGCGTCCCAAGGTATTGTTCGAGATCGGCGAAGTGGTGCGCGTCAAGGAAGGGCCGTTTACCGATTTCCATGGTGCGGTCGAGGACGTGAACTACGAAAAGAGCAAGTTGCGGGTGTCGGTGACCATCTTTGGTCGCGGCACGCCCGTCGAGCTGGAATTCGGCCAGGTCGAAAAGACCTGA
- the rplK gene encoding 50S ribosomal protein L11 yields MAKKIIGYIKLQVPAGKANPSPPIGPALGQRGLNIMEFCKAFNARTQSLEPGLPIPVVITAFSDKSFTFIMKTPPASILIKKAAGLQKGSPKPHTDKVGSITRAQVEEIAKTKMPDLTAADLEGAVRTIAGSARSMGVTVEGL; encoded by the coding sequence ATGGCTAAGAAAATCATTGGCTACATCAAGCTGCAGGTGCCGGCCGGCAAGGCCAACCCCAGCCCCCCGATCGGTCCGGCGCTGGGTCAGCGCGGCCTGAACATCATGGAATTCTGCAAGGCGTTCAACGCCCGTACGCAGAGCCTTGAGCCGGGTCTGCCGATTCCGGTCGTCATCACCGCTTTCAGCGACAAGAGCTTCACCTTCATCATGAAGACGCCGCCGGCGTCCATCCTGATCAAGAAGGCAGCCGGTCTGCAGAAGGGCTCGCCGAAGCCGCACACCGACAAGGTCGGCAGCATCACCCGTGCCCAGGTCGAAGAAATCGCAAAAACCAAGATGCCCGACCTGACGGCGGCGGATCTTGAAGGTGCTGTGCGGACCATCGCTGGTTCGGCGCGCAGCATGGGCGTGACGGTTGAGGGGCTCTGA
- the rplA gene encoding 50S ribosomal protein L1 codes for MAKVSKRVQAIRAKVDRNRVYSMAEALTLIKEVASAKFDESVDVAVNLGIDPRKSDQVVRGSVVLPAGTGKSVRVAVFAQGDKAELARAAGADVVGFDDLAEQVKGGNLDFDVCIATPDAMRVVGQLGQILGPRGLMPNPKVGTVTMDVETAVKNAKAGQVQYRADKGGIVHATIGRASFSVEALQQNAAALVDALNKAKPATSKGLYLRRVAVSSTMGAGVRVEPSSVIAA; via the coding sequence ATGGCAAAAGTTTCCAAGCGCGTTCAAGCGATCCGCGCCAAGGTTGATCGCAATCGTGTGTACTCCATGGCCGAGGCCCTCACCCTGATCAAGGAAGTGGCCAGCGCCAAGTTCGACGAATCGGTCGACGTGGCGGTGAACCTGGGTATCGATCCGCGCAAATCCGACCAGGTGGTGCGTGGTTCCGTGGTGCTGCCCGCCGGTACCGGCAAGAGCGTGCGCGTGGCCGTGTTCGCCCAGGGCGACAAGGCCGAGCTGGCGCGTGCGGCGGGTGCCGATGTGGTCGGTTTTGACGATCTGGCCGAGCAGGTCAAGGGTGGCAATCTCGACTTCGACGTGTGTATCGCCACGCCGGACGCCATGCGCGTGGTCGGTCAGCTGGGCCAGATTCTCGGCCCGCGCGGCCTGATGCCGAACCCCAAGGTCGGCACCGTGACCATGGACGTGGAAACCGCGGTGAAGAACGCCAAGGCGGGTCAGGTTCAGTACCGCGCCGACAAGGGCGGCATCGTGCACGCCACCATCGGCCGCGCCTCGTTCTCGGTCGAGGCGCTGCAGCAGAACGCTGCCGCGCTGGTCGATGCGCTGAACAAGGCCAAGCCGGCCACCTCGAAAGGTCTGTATCTGCGTCGCGTCGCCGTGTCCAGCACCATGGGTGCCGGTGTGCGCGTCGAGCCGTCGAGCGTCATCGCCGCTTGA
- the rplJ gene encoding 50S ribosomal protein L10: protein MGLNLEGKKAVVAEVSAEVANAQAIIVAEYRGLEVGQVTELRAKARESGVYLRVLKNTLARRAIAGTHFEGLTDQLVGPLIYGISADPVAPAKVLQQFSKDNDKLVVKAGVMPNFVMDAAGVKALATMPSREELLAKLLGTMQAPIAKFVQTLNEVPGKFVRTLAAVRDSKETA from the coding sequence GTGGGTCTCAATCTTGAAGGTAAGAAGGCAGTCGTCGCCGAAGTGTCCGCCGAAGTGGCGAACGCGCAGGCGATCATTGTCGCTGAGTACCGTGGTCTCGAAGTGGGTCAAGTGACTGAATTGCGCGCCAAGGCGCGTGAGTCGGGCGTTTATCTGCGCGTACTGAAGAACACCCTTGCGCGGCGTGCCATTGCTGGCACGCACTTCGAAGGGCTGACTGATCAACTGGTGGGTCCGCTGATCTACGGTATTTCCGCAGATCCGGTGGCGCCGGCCAAGGTGCTTCAGCAGTTCTCGAAGGACAACGACAAACTGGTGGTCAAAGCCGGTGTCATGCCCAACTTCGTCATGGACGCAGCTGGTGTCAAGGCCCTGGCAACCATGCCGAGTCGTGAAGAGCTGCTGGCCAAGCTGCTCGGCACGATGCAGGCACCGATTGCCAAGTTCGTCCAGACGCTCAACGAGGTGCCCGGAAAGTTCGTGCGTACGCTCGCAGCAGTTCGTGACTCGAAAGAGACTGCGTAA
- the rplL gene encoding 50S ribosomal protein L7/L12 yields the protein MAVSKAEILDAIASMSVLELSELIKEMEEKFGVSAAAAVAVAGPAAAGEAAAAAEEKTEFDVILAAVGDKKVEVIKVVRAATGLGLKEAKDLVDGAPKAVKEGVAKDEAEGLKKQLEEAGAKVEIK from the coding sequence ATGGCTGTTAGCAAAGCAGAAATCCTCGACGCAATCGCGTCCATGTCGGTTCTGGAACTGTCCGAACTGATCAAGGAAATGGAAGAGAAGTTCGGTGTGTCCGCCGCTGCCGCCGTGGCTGTGGCTGGTCCCGCTGCCGCTGGTGAAGCCGCTGCCGCTGCCGAAGAAAAGACCGAATTCGACGTGATCCTGGCCGCCGTTGGCGACAAGAAAGTCGAGGTCATCAAGGTTGTGCGCGCTGCCACCGGCCTGGGCCTGAAAGAAGCCAAGGACCTGGTTGACGGTGCTCCGAAGGCCGTCAAGGAAGGCGTGGCCAAGGACGAGGCCGAAGGCCTCAAGAAGCAGCTTGAAGAAGCTGGCGCCAAGGTCGAGATCAAGTAA